The segment GACCGTGTTTTAACCCTAAATCGGAGGGAAGGGAGAAGCTGGTGGTTAAAGAGAGAATGTGTCCTGATAGCTCTTTGTCCTTCATTGGACAAGTAGGGTCCGATCAACCATTCATGGATTTTAAAAAGAGAAACAAACCCGAGCACCTACATTTCATGTACAGTGCTAGAAAACGGATACTGTGATTCAGATTAGGTTTGGAAGATGATGGAAGCAATTCCTGCCTGTTACATTTTTGCTGATGACAAGGTACACCACCCATTGAAAACACACTTTCCATATAAAATAGCTAATAGCCCCATCTGGTGGTCAAATGTTCCATAGCAacatctgtgtgcatgtgtgtgcgtgtgtgtgtgtgtgtgtaggtggccaTGGCTTAGCTCCAGAACTCAGCTCTCTAGCCTGCAGTGAGTAAGGTGCATTAACACAAACTGTACTAAAAGCTTTCAGTTCTAATGAAATGTTTCACTTTGCCAATGTTTAAGTGTCTCATAATAGGGAAGCTgtatctctctgcctctgtctccaacctcatctctctctctggttaaAAACTGTAAAATAACCTCTTCTTACCACATGTTCACCATGCAGTAAGCCAACCTCTCAGTCTAtattccctctctcccactgtgtACTCAGGGTAAAAGCTATAGTCTAGGAGTTGTGACCCTATGATTAGTTTCCTGTACGGTAGGTTGGTAGCTGCCCACTGGTTCTGAGTCCGCTCTGTGTGAGCATGCGTGCGTGTGAGTACTCTCCATAGATCCGCTGAATGGCCTGGGCTAAACTGTGGGGTGACTGACCACCATCACTCTCTTCACACTGTTAAATGCGCCTGACACTTGGTTCACTGCATCCCACAGCATTAGCATGGACAGGTGCCATAAACCAagagagtgtgggagagagaaagggggaggggatAGGGAGATAAACAAACGGGAAGTAGATACAGATTGACTGAGATGGAGAAActaccatatctattgggtgaaataccactgtgtgcaatcacagcagcaagatttgtgacccgtTGCCACATGAAAAGGGGAAAGGGGAACTGAGTGTCAATTGACACGGTGACGTGTAAGTCAGGCCAGAAGTGTGCCAGCATTTGTGCCATTGTACCCCTGTAAAAGGGAGTGTCTAACCCTGTATGCTCCAATCAGGAAGCATTGACTGGCAACCACTTTCATTCCTCTCCAGTGTCGGGGGGTTTATTGCAGTGTGTGTGCCCGCGTACAGTATCTATTTTTGTGGTTGTAGCTAGTTCtgaatgtgtgtgtcttcagGAATGAGCCAGGCTGAGTTACACTCTGGTCACTCCCTCAGGAGCTGTTATGGTGCAACAGCTGAAGTCAGGGCTGCTTAAAGACACAAACATGCACGGACgcatggacgcacacacacacacacacacacacacacacacacacacacacacacacgcacgcacgcacgcacgcacacaattcCACACAGCTGCTGAGTGAGAGCTGCAGTCCTTTCCTCAGACGGCCACAGTACTCCTGCTACCTGCCGTCCACCAGCCGCGTCAAGGACACCGAGGAGAACCAGGCAGGGGGTCCTACACACACTTCCCTCCCAAGGACACAGCACTCCTTCCAGGGGACAGCCAGCAGGGACCCTCCCTTACACTTCCAGACAGACTTACAACCAGACTTCAGACCTCTCCTTGACTAAACTGACAGCAGAGCAAGGTGTCACTACTGCACCCCTCGAACCCTCAGCACCCCCCCCTCACCGTGCCGGACCTccctagggtgaggtagtgacATGGAGCTACCCTGCCTGCCCACCGAAACCCCCACCACAGCCAGCTCCTGCTCCACCGACCCCCTGTACGACAACTGTCTACCCCATGccgggagagggagggatagagggtttagggagatggagagaaaaaggGAAAGTGGGGGACTTTGCAACCCTGCTGTAACCGGAATccttcacccctcctccctccctggctTGGCCCCAGCTGCAGCTGTGGTTCCCACACTGGgaatggggagagatggaagaggaggggagagaggggctggcgTGCTGCCAGCTCACAGTCACTGCAGCTGGGGAGGCCTGGGAAGGCAGGGCTGGGACATGGGGacaaacagaggagagagaggacgagagagaggagggaataaGGGAGTAAAGGAGGTGGAGAGCGTTCGGCATCAGCAGAGCCCCAGCCCGAGCCACAGTGACACACACGAGAGCGCTCTTTCCGTCTACGACAACCTTCACGCCGTGACCCCTACCGAGGACGCTGCCATGGAAACCACTGTGACCTTCCCCACGCCCCAGCGCTTCCTGAGGGTCCCGGTGCCGGTCTCGGGGttgatggaggatggaggggtcaGCGGGGAGAGTAGCTCCTGGTCTTCCTGTGAAATCCTCCTTGCAGGGAGCAGTGCCAGCAATGTACCAGACCAGTACCAAGACCTTGACCCAGAACCAGAACTGGACTTTAACCAGGACGAGCCCATGTTCCAACTCCAGCCATTGATCCAACCACATCAACCAGATAACTTCTCCCATCTCCAGCCCCTTGTCCCACCTCTACAGGCTTCTGCCGCACATCCAGTAGAGCCTCTCCAGCCTTCTGGTCCTATCCCTGTACCTGGGGCCCGGGTTCCCCCTCCCCTGCCCTTGGCAGACCCCTCAGCCAGCGCCCTCCGCAgcctcctcaccagcctccagCAGCAGATagccaggcagagagaggagtaTGAGGAACGCATACACAGGTAAGAACATCATCATGTAATGTGCACacactaataataataaacatgttGACAAGCACATTTTGGCTTGCTTTTGGAGTGACAAGGTTTCTCTGTGTACTTTCAGTGATAAAGGAGTTGCAAAGGTTTTCTATCCAGACGTGTGTGTCCACTCTGCTGTTTCccgtgaacccccccccccccctcctcctctcatcctgttTACTGACAGATATCAGCCATGGAATATTCCACAAGCACTTTTCCTGCCTTCTCTTCGATATTTATTTGACATGTcatttattacacacacacaaggaaTGAATGCCATGACTGGCATATTAAAGAACACCGGAATTCAAAAGCCGACGATTACACACTTCATGAAATTGTTTTCTTCGGGTGGAGTAATATTATGCctaaaaacatagaaatagagtcTGTTTGTGTCGCGGTGGATGGAAAAAAAAGAGAGCTATATAAAAGGGTCTGTGCTAACCTAGACACTAACACATACCTCACTACTACTGATACAGACAGCGGATGCCTGGTCAGATTGAGACTAACTGGCCATACAGCTAAAATTAGGAGCATACAGCACACAGGGACAATGATGTCGGACTGTCACATAGGCTAATTCACCatcattaaccctaacctaatccCACGATGGACGCCCCCAAAAAGGGTACTCGATCGAAGTGTTGGCTCAGGACCTCTCGCTCTTCCTTACCCTTTTCGCTCTCCTCCTTCTCACTCTGTCCCCCTTACCCACTCTCTCCTTCGAGCACTTAAGGAAATGCAATTGTGATTCTCCCTGATTCCTCACGCCTTTGCCTCGCCATTTTAAGAGGCGAAAGCACACAATGAACCAAGGaaaatgcaattgagattctcacCAACAGCTAACCCAGCTCAGCAGTTACTGTGCCACCCCCCCCTCATTttcctaacctctctctctctcccccaccaccctTTGCCCCCCCCCTTTCCCAGTCTGGAAGAGAGGAACGAGGCTCTCCAGGTAGAGGTGTTTGACCTCAGGGCCAGCCTGGCTCAGCAGAGGCGGTGGTACTCTGTGGTCCAGGCTAAGATCTTGGAGTCAGAGAGGGGCCGTGCTGCAGCAGACCTCCGAAACGCAGCCCTGCAGAGGGAGATGGAGCAGTTCTTTGACACCTTCGGAGAGCTCAACAACGAGGCCAAGAAGACGGAGAAAATTGTCAGGAGTTTCTGAGACTGACCTTTGGCCGAGGGGTGTGTACTGTGTGCTGAGGAAGTGAAGTATGTATGATGAGATTGGAAGTGATAAGACACTGTCTTTGAACTAAGACTATTTACACAATCTTTAAGGCCAGCTGGAGAGGAACCATTTGAGTATGAAGCGCTGAAGCCTTCAGGAATTCTAATGGATTATGGAAAGGTTAATTATCAGAAATGTGCATATTCATGAGCTACAGTATATTGTCCATGGATTCAGACGACGGGCTCATACACCTTCATCTTGCGTCATGTTTGACTCATCTTTGATGATTATACCACACCTCTATTAGCACTTTCTAGTGCTGGGTCGGGATCTGGAACAGCCGATTAGCCAGTTCGGTGGGGACGCGCAAGAGgcgctcacacacacatccagaaGGTTCTGAACTGGTATCGATGTACAGCACCCTCTGCATTCACAGCAATTAAACATCACATTCTTTGAGTTGTCCACTTTTAATTGATGGGGAAGGACAACATGAAAGCAAAGTGGTACTGTGAAAGAGCATGTCATTGCAGACAATACATTAtaaaaatgacaaaataaaaggaaatgaacaagataaaacaTGAGACGTAGTTTGTACACAGTGAATATTTTAAACATGGTACACACCTCAGTCCTTAACGAATAGTATGTAAAGAGTGAGCCTGACACTCCGCCGGTCATTTAAGGCATGATGAATGAATAAGGCCGTCATGGTTTGAAAGGAAAACAAACATGGGGTACAGTCCTCCTCTGACTACATTATGTCTGCTTGTGCATATCCATCATTCAACAGTTACTTTTCTTCAAAATCTGTTTAGTTCTAAAGTTCTATCGATGCTCAGAGTTCTGCTCCAGAATCACACTAGGCATTGTACAGTTATGTGACATGTCCACATTCCAAACCAACAGCCGTGCTCCACCACTGTGTGACTGTCCTGCCGTCCATAGGCATTAACCTACCGATGTGGTTGTCCTCGTCTTGAAGAAGCGAAATCCATTAGAGGAACGATGAGAGGACAGCATGGTAGCgatatagcacacacacacacgagacaagTACAGTGTATGCGCCACCATGCAAGTTGAACAACAATTGTTATTTTGCTACATCTCTAGATCCTCAATTACAATATATG is part of the Salvelinus fontinalis isolate EN_2023a chromosome 6, ASM2944872v1, whole genome shotgun sequence genome and harbors:
- the LOC129857901 gene encoding rho GTPase-activating protein 24-like isoform X2, with protein sequence MELPCLPTETPTTASSCSTDPLYDNCLPHAGRGRDRGFREMERKRESGGLCNPAVTGILHPSSLPGLAPAAAVVPTLGMGRDGRGGERGAGVLPAHSHCSWGGLGRQGWDMGTNRGERGRERGGNKGVKEVESVRHQQSPSPSHSDTHESALSVYDNLHAVTPTEDAAMETTVTFPTPQRFLRVPVPVSGLMEDGGVSGESSSWSSCEILLAGSSASNVPDQYQDLDPEPELDFNQDEPMFQLQPLIQPHQPDNFSHLQPLVPPLQASAAHPVEPLQPSGPIPVPGARVPPPLPLADPSASALRSLLTSLQQQIARQREEYEERIHSLEERNEALQVEVFDLRASLAQQRRWYSVVQAKILESERGRAAADLRNAALQREMEQFFDTFGELNNEAKKTEKIVRSF
- the LOC129857901 gene encoding uncharacterized protein LOC129857901 isoform X1, coding for MELPCLPTETPTTASSCSTDPLYDNCLPHAGRGRDRGFREMERKRESGGLCNPAVTGILHPSSLPGLAPAAAVVPTLGMGRDGRGGERGAGVLPAHSHCSWGGLGRQGWDMGTNRGERGRERGGNKGVKEVESVRHQQSPSPSHSDTHESALSVYDNLHAVTPTEDAAMETTVTFPTPQRFLRVPVPVSGLMEDGGVSGESSSWSSCEILLAGSSASNVPDQYQDLDPEPELDFNQDEPMFQLQPLIQPHQPDNFSHLQPLVPPLQASAAHPVEPLQPSGPIPVPGARVPPPLPLADPSASALRSLLTSLQQQIARQREEYEERIHSDKGVAKVFYPDVCVHSAVSREPPPPPPPLILFTDRYQPWNIPQALFLPSLRYLFDMSFITHTQGMNAMTGILKNTGIQKPTITHFMKLFSSGGVILCLKT